Within the Gemmatimonadaceae bacterium genome, the region TCGGATAGTCGGTGGGCTCGCGGTCAAGCGAGCTCACCCGTGGCGGCGCGCTGCTCGCCGGACACAACTGGCCATCGTATGTTGTTGCCGCCGCGCCGACGCGGTCGCATCGCGACCACCCGCGCGATCGCGCGATTTGCATTCGTGATCCATTCGTGATTCGAGTTCTCGATCATGAAGTGCGCTTCCGCCGCGTGACGTCGGCGGAGACTGCGCAGCAATGTTCTGGCGGCGACGACGCCGAGATTACCTGGGGGGCACTACCCTTGAGGAGTATTTCCTCATGTCGAGACTCGACTCCGCGCTCTCGCTGTTCGCTGCAGCCGCGGTTCTGACCACGACGCTCGCCGGTTGTCGCGACGCGACCATGCCAACCCGGCCGTTGGCGCCGAGGGCTCCGTCGAGGACCGAGCTCCCGGCGTCGCCCGTGGTGAACTCGCTCGGTGACCCAGGCCCAGGAAGTTGTTCGGATTCCGAATGCACGCTCCGCGGCGCGATTGCGTTCGCGAGTACGGGGGCAACGATCACGTTCAACGTGACGGGAACGATCGTTCTTGCTCAGGGAGAGCTTCTGATCGACAAAGACCTGACGATCGCCGGCCCGGGCGCCTCCCAGCTTCAAGTGGACGGGGCAAATAGCTCGCGTGAGTTCGAAATCGCCGCCGGCGCGACGGTGAGCATCTCCGGCGTGACCCTGCAGAACGGAAGCGTGCCCGACCCCACCGCCCCCTTCGGCGCCGGAATCCGCAACTTCGGAACGTTGACCCTCACGAACAGCGTCGTCTCGCACAACGGCACCACCGGCGAAGGCGGCGGGATCCACAACACCGGAGGCGTTCTCACCATCGTCGGGAGCACCATCAGCGCGAACTTCGCCGGGAACGGCGGCGGCATCATGAACGCGCATGGCACTGCCTTCATTACAAACAGCACCATATCCGGCAACTTCGGCGGTTTGGGCGGCGGGATGCAGAACGCCGGCTTGATGAGGATCATCAACAGCACAATTGCCGGTAATAGTGTGGGGAACCAGGGCGGACAAGGCAGCGGTATCGCCAACACGGGCGAGACCGTGATGATCAACACGATCGTCGCGAACGATCCGGCCGGCGGCAATTGCTTTCAGCCCATCACGACCGACGGCGGCTTCAACATCGAAGACGG harbors:
- a CDS encoding PxKF domain-containing protein; the protein is MSRLDSALSLFAAAAVLTTTLAGCRDATMPTRPLAPRAPSRTELPASPVVNSLGDPGPGSCSDSECTLRGAIAFASTGATITFNVTGTIVLAQGELLIDKDLTIAGPGASQLQVDGANSSREFEIAAGATVSISGVTLQNGSVPDPTAPFGAGIRNFGTLTLTNSVVSHNGTTGEGGGIHNTGGVLTIVGSTISANFAGNGGGIMNAHGTAFITNSTISGNFGGLGGGMQNAGLMRIINSTIAGNSVGNQGGQGSGIANTGETVMINTIVANDPAGGNCFQPITTDGGFNIEDGTTCGFTAVTSHSNANPGLDPAGLLSNGGPTPTIGLLLGGLAVDLIPPGVNGCGTTIAIDQRGVARPFGSGCDIGAYELDFKGFLPPINNVRTTPIHPGKGVPIQFILGGDHGLAIFASGSPSSAQIACPLSDGSGDDVPTVTAGNSQLSYDPSTDTYTYVWKTDKAWAGTCRRLFVTFADGSVHRADFSFDR